The Desulfurobacteriaceae bacterium genomic interval GAGTATTCTTCTTTAACCATTAGTTCATCAACCTCTACAGTTCCAAACCTACATACTCTTCCAAGGTCATTCCTTTCAAGGTCAACAAGCATTATGTGTTCAGCCCTCTCTTTTTCTGAGAGGAAAAGTTCCTTTTCTAAAGCTTCGTTTTCCTTTTCATTTTTCCCTCTTCTTCTTGTTCCAGCTATTGGACGGGTTTCAACAAAGTTCCCATGTCTTCTTATCAATCTTTCTGGAGAGCAGGAAACAGCTTTAAATTCGCTAAAGTCAAAGAAGAATGAAAAAGGAGAAGGATTTATTTTTCTGAGTTTCTCGTATAAAGCTAAATAATCTCCTTTAAAGTTTATGTCTATTCTTTGGGAAAAGTTTACTTGAAAAGTATCTCCTGAGGCTATGTATTCTTTTATCTTTTCTACAGCAGAGAAGAAGTAGTTCTTTGTCATATTAAACTTTGAAATAGAAGCGGAAAAAGTTCCTTTAATAGTTGTTTTTTCTTCCTCTATTTTTGGAATTTCTGAAAAAGATACAATCCAAAGTTTCTTTTCTACATTATCGAATATTAAGGTTATTTCTGGAAGAAAGAAATAGATGTCAGGAAGTCCGATATCGTCTAGTTGGCTGTTTTCTATCTTTTCTATATATCTATTGGCATCGTAAGAAATAAAACCGTAAATACCAAATGGTAAATTGTCTATTCTGTATTTGAACGATAACGTATTTAGAAAAGTTCTTAGCTTTTCAAACCCATTTGGGTCGTCTTTCACCGTAAGCTCTTCTTTTACTCCAATTGCTATCACAGAATAGCGTCCTGTTTTCTTATTGACCGATGCTGAGTCTAAAAAAAGTCTAACGGGATAACCTTTCAGTTTTAAAAATTTAAAAGCCTCGTAGGGAGATAAAAATTTACCCTTTTCTACTCTCAACTTCTCACTCCATTTAAGGATAGAGTTTATGAAAAAGAATATATGCTATCATTCCAATTTACAAAGCTAAGGAGGAGCTGATGAAACTTTCAGGTGCTGAAATACTCCTTGAGGCATTGAGACTTGAAGGTGTAGAGAAGATTTTTGGATATCCAGGCGGAGCTGTTTTAGATATATACGATAGACTTCCTTTTACAAACCTACAACACTACTTAACAAGGCACGAGCAGGGAGCTGCCCACGCTGCTGATGGTTATGCGAGAGTAACAGGAAAAGTTGGTGTCTGCTTTGCCACTTCTGGTCCCGGAGCAACAAATCTTGTTACCGGTTTGGCTACTGCTCAGATAGACTCTGTTCCTGTTGTAGCTTTTACAGGAAACGTTCCAACCTTTATGATAGGAAACGATGCTTTTCAGGAAGTAGATACTGTTGGAGTAACAAGACCTATAACAAAACATAACTTTTTAGTCAAAGATGTTAAAGACTTAGCCGATACCGTGAAGAAAGCTTTCTACATTGCTAAAACAGGTAGACCTGGTGTCGTTCTTGTTGACCTTCCAAAGGATGTAACAAGAGAAATTGCAGACTTTTTTGAAGAAGAATATAAAGCCCCTCCACAGATAAGGAGCTATAAGCCTGTTTTAAAAGGACATCCAGGGCAGATAAAAAAAGCTGCAAAAGCTATTGCATCCGCTGAAAGACCAGTTCTTTACATTGGAGGAGGCGTAGTTTCTTCTGGAGCTTCCGATCTTGTCGTAAAACTTGCCGAAGTAGCTCAAATTCCAATGGTTGCTACCTTAATGGGACTTACTGCTGTTCCGGGGAAACATCCACAGTTCTTTGGAATGCTTGGAATGCACGGAACATACGCAGCCAATATGGCTGTATCTGAATGTGATCTTCTCATAGCCATTGGAGCAAGGTTCGACGATAGAGTTACTGGAAAACTCAGTGAGTTTGCAAAGAATGCAAAGGTAATTCATATAGATGTAGATAGTGCAGAGATTGGAAAGAATAAACCGGTTGACATTCCTATTGTTGGAGATGCAAAGCTTATTTTAGAGGAACTCCTTCCAGAAGTGGAAAAACAGGTTTCTAAAAATAGAGAATTCTTAGTCTCCCGTGAAAAGTGGCTTATGAAGATAAGAAGTTGGGCGGATAGATACCCTCTTTACTATGAACCAAATGATAGGGTAATAAAACCTCAGTTTGTTATAGAAAAAATTTGTGAAGTAACAAATGGTGATGCAATTATCACAACGGATGTTGGACAGCACCAAATGTGGGTTGCTCAATATTATAAGTTCCGTTTCCCAAGACAGCTTGTAACTTCTGGCGGACTTGGTACTATGGGATTTGGTGTTCCTGCAGCGATTGGGGCAAAAGTTGGTAGACCTGATAAAATCGTCTTCTGTGTTTCTGGAGATGGAAGTTTCCAGATGAATATGCAGGAGATAGTTACTGCTGTTCAATACAGCATTCCTATAAAGGTGGCAATAATAAACAACGGCTTCCTTGGTATGGTAAGACAGTGGCAAGGAATCTTCTACAATAAAAACTATTCTCAGGTTCATATGGACGTTCAACCAGACTTTGTAAAGCTTGTAGAAGCGATGGGTGGAGTAGGATTTAGAGTAGAGAGACCGCAAGATGTAGAGAAAGTTCTTAAGGAAGCCATGACAATTAACGATAGACCTGTAGTAATAGACTTTGTTGTTGATAGAGAAGAAGACGTATTCCCGATGGTTCCTCCTGGTGGATCATTAAAGGAGATGATACTACCAAAGTATGGCAAGAAGAGTTTAGAAAAAGCTGTTTAAGAGGCAAAGATGGAAAAGAAGGAATACAGAAAACACGTTATAAGCGTTCTTGTTGAAAATCAGCCGGGAGCTTTAGCAAGGATAATAGAACTTTTTAGCTCAAGAGGATACAACATAGAAAGTTTAAATGTTGGACAAACGGAAGACCCGACGATTTCAAGAATTACTATGGTAGCCAAAGGGGACGAGCACACTATAGAACAGATAGTAAAGCAATTAAGAAGACTGATTGATGTATTCAAAGTTAGAAACCTCACAGATAAGAAAAAACTGGACAGAGAATTGCTTATAGTAAGACTCAACGTTGAAACTGCGGAAAAGAAAGAAGAGGTTAAGAGGCTTGTGGATATATTTGGAGCGCAAATTGTTGATGTTTCCCAAGATACTTATACAGTTGAGTTAACAGGAGATGAAGATCAAATAGATGCGTTCTTGCAACTTATTAAACCTCTTGGTATTAGGGAGATGGCAAGAACAGGAAGAGTCGCTATGGTTAGAGCATTACAAGGAGATACTTTTGAAGATAAACATTAAATGTTAAGGAGGTAATAGAATGGCAAAGGTGTACTACGATGAAGATGCAAGCCTTGAGTATTTGAAAGACAAAACAGTAGCTATTCTTGGTTATGGAAGTCAAGGACACGCTCATGCTCTCAATTTAAGAGATAGCGGTATAAACGTTGTTATCGGTTTAAGACCAGGAAAATCTGCTGAAAAAGCAAAAGCTGATGGATTTGAAGTTCTTACACCAGATGAAGCTGCAAAGAAAGCAGACGTTATTATGTTCCTTCTTCCAGACCCTGTTCAAAAGAAAGTTTACGAAGAGGCTGTAAAACCAAACCTAAGAGAAGGAATGGCACTTGCATTTGCTCACGGATTTAACATCCACTTTAACCAAATTGTTCCTCCTCAAGATGTTGACGTTTTCATGGTAGCTCCAAAAGGTCCAGGACACCTTGTTAGATGGACATACCTTGAGGGTGCTGGAGTTCCAGCTCTTGTTGCAGTTCATCAAGATGCCACTGGAAAAGCAAAAGAGATAGCTCTTGCTTACGCTAAAGGTATTGGTTCCACAAGAGCTGGTGTTATTGAAACAACCTTTAAAGAAGAGACAGAAACAGATCTTTTTGGTGAACAGGCTGTCTTGTGTGGTGGGGCAGCAGCTCTTGTAAAGGCTGGATTTGAAACCTTAGTTGAAGCTGGATATCAGCCTGAGGTTGCTTACTTTGAGTGCCTCCATGAATTAAAACTTATCGTTGACCTTATGTATCGACACGGTCTTGCAGGAATGAGATACTCCATTTCCGATACAGCAGAATACGGTGATTACACAAGAGGACCAAGAGTTATAGATGAGAGAGTTAAGGAAAATATGAAAAAGATTCTAAAAGAAATTCAAACTGGTGAATTTGCAAGAGAGTTTGTTCTTGAAGCTCAGGCTGGATACCCTGTTCTTAACGCCCATAGAAGAATAGAGGCTGAACATCCAATTGAAAAAGTTGGTAAGAAACTTCGTGAAATGATGCCATTCTTAAAGGAACAAAAGAAAGAGCTTAAGTAGCTATTTTGAGGGGGATTATTCCCCCTCTTTAAACTCTTTTGCTGCAAGTTCTTTAGACTTAATTTCAAATTCTTTAGCTAGAACGTTCAATCCTTTCTTTTCAAGGTCTCTTGAAAGTTCTTCATAGATGGCAGATGCAGCTAAGTATCTACCAAGTTTTTCTAAACTTTCGGCTACAGCTTTTTTAACAAAAGTATCTTCAGTATTTTTTCCTATGTAAGGAATTCCAATATCTAGAACTTTCTCGTAGTCTCCTTCCTCAAGGAGTTTTGCTATGAACTTGTGAATATCTTCACTTTTGGGTTCTAAGGGGTTCCTTCTATTCCTTAAAATTATAAAAACTCCTGGAATGGAAGCTAGACCTAACAAAATAGCTAAAGACATGGCTAAAGAGAGAAAGAACTTTCCGTTGAAGAAGCTTTCTTTCTGATCAGGACTAGAAGATGTTGGAGGAGAGAGGTTAGTAGGAATTTCAAACTTTTCTACTTTAGAAAATTTTTCGGTTTCATTGTTATCTTCACTAAAGTTACCTGAAATTTCTTCTTCCTTTTCAACTGAAATTGATTTGTTGCTATCACTGTTTGTCTTATTCTCTTCACTTGCATAAGGTTCATTTTCACTATCCATAACAAGTTTTCTAAACTCCTCAGATTGAGGAACTGTTTCCTCTTCCTCTAATGAAACCGAAATTTGAGGTTTTAATTCTGTATCTGTACTTGATTCCTTTTTTTCTACCTCTTCCTTTTTCATAGATGACGCGAAAGTAATATCTTTAGGTGTGAAACGAATTCTTG includes:
- a CDS encoding anthranilate synthase component I family protein, which encodes MRVEKGKFLSPYEAFKFLKLKGYPVRLFLDSASVNKKTGRYSVIAIGVKEELTVKDDPNGFEKLRTFLNTLSFKYRIDNLPFGIYGFISYDANRYIEKIENSQLDDIGLPDIYFFLPEITLIFDNVEKKLWIVSFSEIPKIEEEKTTIKGTFSASISKFNMTKNYFFSAVEKIKEYIASGDTFQVNFSQRIDINFKGDYLALYEKLRKINPSPFSFFFDFSEFKAVSCSPERLIRRHGNFVETRPIAGTRRRGKNEKENEALEKELFLSEKERAEHIMLVDLERNDLGRVCRFGTVEVDELMVKEEYSHVMHIVSNVKGELKEGMDSIDLIKAVFPGGTITGAPKVRTMEIIAELEPTRRSLY
- the ilvB gene encoding biosynthetic-type acetolactate synthase large subunit produces the protein MKLSGAEILLEALRLEGVEKIFGYPGGAVLDIYDRLPFTNLQHYLTRHEQGAAHAADGYARVTGKVGVCFATSGPGATNLVTGLATAQIDSVPVVAFTGNVPTFMIGNDAFQEVDTVGVTRPITKHNFLVKDVKDLADTVKKAFYIAKTGRPGVVLVDLPKDVTREIADFFEEEYKAPPQIRSYKPVLKGHPGQIKKAAKAIASAERPVLYIGGGVVSSGASDLVVKLAEVAQIPMVATLMGLTAVPGKHPQFFGMLGMHGTYAANMAVSECDLLIAIGARFDDRVTGKLSEFAKNAKVIHIDVDSAEIGKNKPVDIPIVGDAKLILEELLPEVEKQVSKNREFLVSREKWLMKIRSWADRYPLYYEPNDRVIKPQFVIEKICEVTNGDAIITTDVGQHQMWVAQYYKFRFPRQLVTSGGLGTMGFGVPAAIGAKVGRPDKIVFCVSGDGSFQMNMQEIVTAVQYSIPIKVAIINNGFLGMVRQWQGIFYNKNYSQVHMDVQPDFVKLVEAMGGVGFRVERPQDVEKVLKEAMTINDRPVVIDFVVDREEDVFPMVPPGGSLKEMILPKYGKKSLEKAV
- the ilvN gene encoding acetolactate synthase small subunit codes for the protein MEKKEYRKHVISVLVENQPGALARIIELFSSRGYNIESLNVGQTEDPTISRITMVAKGDEHTIEQIVKQLRRLIDVFKVRNLTDKKKLDRELLIVRLNVETAEKKEEVKRLVDIFGAQIVDVSQDTYTVELTGDEDQIDAFLQLIKPLGIREMARTGRVAMVRALQGDTFEDKH
- the ilvC gene encoding ketol-acid reductoisomerase → MAKVYYDEDASLEYLKDKTVAILGYGSQGHAHALNLRDSGINVVIGLRPGKSAEKAKADGFEVLTPDEAAKKADVIMFLLPDPVQKKVYEEAVKPNLREGMALAFAHGFNIHFNQIVPPQDVDVFMVAPKGPGHLVRWTYLEGAGVPALVAVHQDATGKAKEIALAYAKGIGSTRAGVIETTFKEETETDLFGEQAVLCGGAAALVKAGFETLVEAGYQPEVAYFECLHELKLIVDLMYRHGLAGMRYSISDTAEYGDYTRGPRVIDERVKENMKKILKEIQTGEFAREFVLEAQAGYPVLNAHRRIEAEHPIEKVGKKLREMMPFLKEQKKELK
- a CDS encoding SPOR domain-containing protein — protein: MRVVFNFLALFLFTISSAFGMLKEVPKEGKTVYIIQVGSVTDIEKAKERLEKFKDLPFARISFRDGRYKVRVGFFKSLKEAKEFAKEVIAKRTKDFYITRIRFTPKDITFASSMKKEEVEKKESSTDTELKPQISVSLEEEETVPQSEEFRKLVMDSENEPYASEENKTNSDSNKSISVEKEEEISGNFSEDNNETEKFSKVEKFEIPTNLSPPTSSSPDQKESFFNGKFFLSLAMSLAILLGLASIPGVFIILRNRRNPLEPKSEDIHKFIAKLLEEGDYEKVLDIGIPYIGKNTEDTFVKKAVAESLEKLGRYLAASAIYEELSRDLEKKGLNVLAKEFEIKSKELAAKEFKEGE